From a single Nicotiana tomentosiformis chromosome 2, ASM39032v3, whole genome shotgun sequence genomic region:
- the LOC104084447 gene encoding uncharacterized protein isoform X1 yields the protein MMKCLLLGQLSHRWTLEARVKGLKCAQLEDGLQMQGDNKALDQLTSKEAVVLETERFNELLIIWHWQACKDKPRSDETESGMPGRGQQDTYTRGCNVEKLTSPIDELEEAILAAR from the exons ATGATGAAATGCCTCCTATTAGGGCAGTTATCACACCGCTGGACTCTGGAGGCAAGAGTTAAAGGCTTAAAGTGTGCCCAATTAGAG GATGGGTTACAGATGCAGGGCGACAATAAAGCTCTAGATCAACTTACATCTAAAGAAGCTGTTGTACTGGAGACAGAACGATTCAACGAACTATTAATTATATGGCATTGGCAAGCCTGCAAAGACAAACCAAGATCTGATGAAACAGAGAGCGGTATGCCAG GAAGAGGACAACAAGATACATATACAAGAGGTTGCAATGTTGAAAAACTAACATCACCTATTGATGAGCTTGAGGAAGCTATATTGGCTGCTAGATAA
- the LOC104084447 gene encoding uncharacterized protein isoform X3, whose translation MMKCLLLGQLSHRWTLEARVKGLKCAQLEMQGDNKALDQLTSKEAVVLETERFNELLIIWHWQACKDKPRSDETESGMPGRGQQDTYTRGCNVEKLTSPIDELEEAILAAR comes from the exons ATGATGAAATGCCTCCTATTAGGGCAGTTATCACACCGCTGGACTCTGGAGGCAAGAGTTAAAGGCTTAAAGTGTGCCCAATTAGAG ATGCAGGGCGACAATAAAGCTCTAGATCAACTTACATCTAAAGAAGCTGTTGTACTGGAGACAGAACGATTCAACGAACTATTAATTATATGGCATTGGCAAGCCTGCAAAGACAAACCAAGATCTGATGAAACAGAGAGCGGTATGCCAG GAAGAGGACAACAAGATACATATACAAGAGGTTGCAATGTTGAAAAACTAACATCACCTATTGATGAGCTTGAGGAAGCTATATTGGCTGCTAGATAA
- the LOC104084447 gene encoding uncharacterized protein isoform X2 produces the protein MMKCLLLGQLSHRWTLEARVKGLKCAQLEDGLQMQGDNKALDQLTSKEAVVLETERFNELLIIWHWQACKDKPRSDETESGRGQQDTYTRGCNVEKLTSPIDELEEAILAAR, from the exons ATGATGAAATGCCTCCTATTAGGGCAGTTATCACACCGCTGGACTCTGGAGGCAAGAGTTAAAGGCTTAAAGTGTGCCCAATTAGAG GATGGGTTACAGATGCAGGGCGACAATAAAGCTCTAGATCAACTTACATCTAAAGAAGCTGTTGTACTGGAGACAGAACGATTCAACGAACTATTAATTATATGGCATTGGCAAGCCTGCAAAGACAAACCAAGATCTGATGAAACAGAGAGCG GAAGAGGACAACAAGATACATATACAAGAGGTTGCAATGTTGAAAAACTAACATCACCTATTGATGAGCTTGAGGAAGCTATATTGGCTGCTAGATAA
- the LOC104084447 gene encoding uncharacterized protein isoform X4, with translation MMKCLLLGQLSHRWTLEARVKGLKCAQLEMQGDNKALDQLTSKEAVVLETERFNELLIIWHWQACKDKPRSDETESGRGQQDTYTRGCNVEKLTSPIDELEEAILAAR, from the exons ATGATGAAATGCCTCCTATTAGGGCAGTTATCACACCGCTGGACTCTGGAGGCAAGAGTTAAAGGCTTAAAGTGTGCCCAATTAGAG ATGCAGGGCGACAATAAAGCTCTAGATCAACTTACATCTAAAGAAGCTGTTGTACTGGAGACAGAACGATTCAACGAACTATTAATTATATGGCATTGGCAAGCCTGCAAAGACAAACCAAGATCTGATGAAACAGAGAGCG GAAGAGGACAACAAGATACATATACAAGAGGTTGCAATGTTGAAAAACTAACATCACCTATTGATGAGCTTGAGGAAGCTATATTGGCTGCTAGATAA